A single region of the Vicia villosa cultivar HV-30 ecotype Madison, WI linkage group LG4, Vvil1.0, whole genome shotgun sequence genome encodes:
- the LOC131600067 gene encoding tRNase Z TRZ1, with translation MIRGNRTLLSTINTLCGHDCRHGITATHRHRRSHRSIAPLLTAIPRFFSTPFHSHLQLLLMEHGTEHSTESCSKKSKGLNIGEYQIEGLSIGGHETCIIVPKFNVAFDIGRCPPRAVSQDFLLISHAHMDHIGGLPMYVATRGLYRMKPPTIIVPISVKEDVEKLFEIHRKMDQSELKHNLIGLDVGEEFSLRNDLKVKAFRTYHVIPSQGYILYSVRNKLKPEYIGLSGNEIKNLKSSGVEITNTLAEPEIAFTGDTTSDFVSDENNTDVLRAKVLVLECTFLNNSITVEHARDYGHTHLSEIINYADRLQNKAVLLIHFSARYTVEEIQLAVSALPPSLSGRTFALTEGF, from the exons ATGATACGAGGAAACCGCACTCTCTTGTCAACTATCAACACCCTTTGCGGCCACGATTGTCGCCACGGCATAACTGCAACTCACCGTCACCGGAGATCACATCGCAGTATAGCTCCCCTCCTCACCGCCATTCCTCGATTCTTTTCCACTCCATTCCACTCCCATCTTCAATTATTATTAATGGAGCATGGAACTGAGCATTCAACAGAGTCTTGTTCAAAGAAATCAAAGGGTTTGAACATTGGAGAATACCAAATTGAGGGTTTATCCATTGGAGGCCATGAAACTTGCATCATTGTTCCTAAGTTTAATGTAGCTTTCGATATTGGTCGGTGCCCACCTCGTGCTGTTTCTCAAGACTTTCTTTTGATCTCCCATGCTCACATGGATCACATT GGAGGATTACCGATGTATGTGGCGACACGAGGTTTATACCGAATGAAGCCGCCGACAATTATTGTACCAATTTCAGTAAAAGAGGATGTGGAGAAACTCTTTGAGATTCACAGGAAAATGGACCAATCTGAGCTTAAGCACAATCTCATAGGCTTGGATGTAG GAGAAGAATTTTCTCTGAGAAATGATCTTAAAGTTAAAGCTTTTCGGACTTATCATGTAATACCCAGCCAG GGTTATATACTTTACTCTGTAAGAAATAAACTTAAACCAGAGTATATTGGTCTTTCTGGAAATGAAATTAAGAATTTGAAGTCATCTGGAGTGGAG ATAACAAACACTTTGGCAGAACCAGAGATTGCTTTCACTGGAGACACCACATCAGATTTCGTAAGTGATGAAAATAACACTGATGTCTTGCGGGCGAAAGTTCTTGTTTTGGAG TGCACCTTTCTTAACAATTCAATAACTGTGGAACATGCCAGGGATTATGGACACACTCATTTGTCTGAG ATAATAAACTATGCTGATAGGTTACAGAACAAAGCAGTCCTTTTGATTCACTTTTCAGCTCGTTATACAGTAGAG GAAATTCAACTAGCTGTAAGTGCATTGCCACCGTCATTATCCGGACGCACTTTTGCGCTTACTGAAGGTTTTTAA
- the LOC131598168 gene encoding F-box/LRR-repeat protein 3-like — MENKKLGGEKFVEVARDRREVKGSEVGKPLKEEWEEIEGWLIDSEREMKTVGDGGKKTCIKSDDCWEHVFKFLINCGKGETANKHNRDFNSLSLVSKQFLSITNRLTFSVTISDHPSHILPRFFHRFPNLNSLHLCFGSSHLDPTIALALRDRPTLKSLSIFSIELKDANCVTSHYIDSFKTLKGLNILKFCYSHISDDLLYSIAAEQLPLKNFVLNNCTGYSYDGIYCLLSKCPEIQHLDLHQADFLKDGHIHELSLFLGGLVSIKLCNCLNLSKSALFALIRNCRSLTEITMERIGRDSGESFDSSKDFDVNPHLKFLCLARNCFIENKNIILLASIFPNLQHLDLSYCYDISEKSICQVLSRCSMIRHLNLAYCNKVRRLKMNFVVPHLEVLNLSDTNVNDKTLYQISKSCCGLLQLLLSNCSYVTKKGVMRIMEHCTQLKEIDLRGYDEITVDGVVPILPSKQLLL; from the exons ATGGAAAATAAGAAACTTGGGGGAGAGAAGTTTGTTGAGGTTGCAAGAGACCGACGAGAAGTCAAGGGAAGTGAGGTTGGTAAACCTTTGAAGGAGGAGTGGGAGGAAATTGAGGGTTGGTTGATAgatagtgagagagaaatgaaaaCGGTTGGTGATGGAGG GAAGAAAACTTGCATCAAATCTGATGATTGTTGGGAGCATGTCTTCAAATTTCTCATCAACTGTGGCAAAGGTGAAACTGCAAACAAACACAACCGCGACTTTAATTCTCTATCCCTCGTCTCAAAACAGTTTCTCTCCATCACCAACCGACTTACATTCTCCGTCACTATTTCCGATCATCCATCCCATATTCTCCCTCGTTTCTTCCATAGATTCCCCAACCTTAATTCCCTTCACCTTTGCTTTGGCTCTAGTCATCTCGACCCAACCATTGCTTTGGCTCTCCGTGACAGACCAACATTGAAATCTTTATCAATTTTTAGTATTGAGCTAAAGGATGCAAACTGCGTTACTTCACACTACATTGATTCCTTCAAAACTTTGAAGGGTTTGAATATTCTCAAGTTTTGTTATTCGCATATCTCAGATGATTTGCTCTACTCTATTGCAGCGGAACAACTTCCTTTGAAGAACTTTGTTCTCAATAATTGTACCGGCTATAGTTATGATGGAATTTATTGTTTGTTATCCAAGTGTCCGGAGATACAACATTTGGATTTACATCAAGCTGATTTCTTAAAGGACGGTCATATTCACGAGTTATCTTTGTTTCTTGGTGGTTTGGTCTCTATAAAACTTTGTAATTGTTTGAATCTTTCAAAATCAGCGTTGTTTGCACTTATTAGGAACTGTCGTTCACTCACTGAGATTACAATGGAACGCATTGGAAGAGATAGTGGAGAGAGTTTTGATTCTTCGAAGGATTTTGACGTGAACCCTCACTTAAAGTTTCTATGTTTGGCTCGCAATTGCTTTAtagaaaataaaaacatcatATTGTTGGCTTCCATTTTCCCCAATTTGCAGCATCTTGATTTAAGTTATTGCTATGACATATCTGAAAAAAGTATTTGTCAAGTTTTAAGTAGATGTTCTATGATTAGACATTTAAATTTGGCCTACTGTAATAAAGTGAGACGACTTAAAATGAACTTTGTAGTTCCCCACTTGGAGGTGTTGAACTTGTCAGATACAAATGTTAATGATAAAACACTCTATCAGATCTCAAAAAGTTGTTGTGGACTTTTGCAACTATTACTGTCAAATTGCAGTTATGTCACCAAAAAGGGAGTGATGCGCATCATGGAACACTGCACACAACTGAAGGAGATTGATTTGAGAGGTTATGATGAAATTACAGTTGATGGTGTTGTCCCAATTCTTCCGTCAAAGCAATTATTGTTATag